A section of the Melospiza melodia melodia isolate bMelMel2 unplaced genomic scaffold, bMelMel2.pri scaffold_140, whole genome shotgun sequence genome encodes:
- the SYMPK gene encoding LOW QUALITY PROTEIN: symplekin (The sequence of the model RefSeq protein was modified relative to this genomic sequence to represent the inferred CDS: deleted 1 base in 1 codon) produces MAAPQEGPSPRPSQEEPGSDGRSTSERVVDLLNQAALIGNEGKITILRQVQELIINKDPTLLDNFLDEIIAFQADKSIEVRKFVVGFIEEACKRDIELLLKLVANLNMLLKDENVNVVKKAILTMTQLYKVALQWMVKSKVIGELQEACWEMMSSMASDIILLLDSDNDGVRTHAIKFVEGLIVTLSPRTADSDVPKRHENDVSLERIPRDHPVIKYNALWEEGKAALEQLLKFMVHPAISSINLTAALGSLATIARQRPMFMAEVIQAYETLHANLPPTLAKSQVSSVRKNLKLHLLSVLRHPSSGDFQPQITTLLVDLGTPQAEIARSMPSPREARKRPRDEPDAALKKMKIGEVQVGWWPWDEPDAALKKMKIGENPWWHQGHIPVVVVFHEGWVVVAVVAIRVQVGWWPWDEPNAALKKMKIGESPWWYHCHLPVVVAFRVGGGGHQKWPQDEPDAALKKMKIGEWDIGVTSPWWHHCHPSVVAIRVRGWVVVAVVAIRVQGWVVVAVVAIRVQGWVVAMGRAGRCPQEDEDRVGGGGHQKWPQDEPDAALKKMKIGSPSLWWWHQGHIPVVVVFHEGWVVVAVVAIRVQGWVVVAVVAIRVRGWVVAMGRARCRPQEDEDRVGGGGHQKWPQDEPDAALKKMKIGFSVGWWPRDEPDAALKKMKIGESPWWHQGHIPVVVVFHEGWVVVAVVAIRVQGWVVATGRARCCPQEDEDRVQGWVVVAVVAIRAQGWVVVAMVAIRVQALADPGAVPLRLAGAGGRKKVFRLSDVLKPLSEVQVEKLKLGAVRRILRSERAVAASGAAQARVKILASLVTQFEVPLKGEVLSFILDDVRGRLDLAFAWLFQEYNAHLARGGGGLERYDECLIGLLAGLQEKPDQKDGIFTKVVLEAPLITESALEVIRKYCEDESRTYLGMSTLRDLIFKRPSRQFQYLHLLLDLSSHEKDKVRQQALQFIKRMYEKEQLREYVEKFALNYLQLLVHPNPPSVLFGADKDTEVAAPWTEETIKQCLYLYLALLPHNHKLIHELASVYTEAIADIKRTVLRVIEQPIRGMGMNSPELLLLVENCPKGAETLVTRCLHSLTDKVPPSPELVKRVRDLYHKRLPDVRFLIPVLNGLEKKEVIQALPKLIKLNPIVVKEVFNRLLGTQHGDGTSAVSPLNPGELLIALHNIDSSKCDMKSIIKATNLCFAERNVYTSEVLAVVMQQLMEQSPLPMLLMRTVIQALTMYPRLGGFVMNILSRLIMKQVWKYPKVWEGFIKCCQRTKPQSFQVVLQLPPPQLAAVFEKCPELREPLLSHVRALTPHQQAHIPLSTMAILEATTRHEPEGTPGEEKPPKRPPGSEEDPKAKGGGSRLPSPRRGSPPGAAGAPPDLHQRRRG; encoded by the exons CAAGAGGGACATCGAGCTGCTGCTGAAGCTGGTGGCCAACCTGAACATGCTGCTCAAGGACGAGAACGTCAACGTGGTCAAGAAGGCCATCCTGACCATGACCCAGCTCTACAAGGTGGCCCTGCAG TGGATGGTGAAGTCCAAGGTGATCGGCGAGCTGCAGGAGGCCTGCTGGGAGATGATGTCCTCCATGGCCAGCGACATCATCCTGCTGCTGGACTCGGACAACGACGGCGTCCGCACGCACGCCATCAAGTTCGTGGAGGGGCTGATCGTGACGCTGTCGCCGCGCACGGCCGACTCCGACGTGCCCAAGCGGCACGAGAACGACGTCAGCCTGGAGCGCATCCCGCGCGACCACCCCGTCATCAAGTACA acgCGCTGTGGGAGGAGGGCAAGGCGGCGCTGGAGCAGCTGCTCAAGTTCATGGTGCACCCGGCCATCTCCAGCATCAACCTGACGGCGGCGCTGGGCTCGCTGGCCACCATCGCCCGCCAGCGGCCCATGTTCATGGCCGAGGTCATCCAGGCCTACGAGACCCTCCACG cCAACCTGCCGCCCACGCTGGCCAAGTCTCAGGTGAGCAGCGTGCGCAAGAACCTGAAGCTGCACCTGCTGAGCGTGCTGCGCCACCCGTCCTCGGGCGACTTCCAGCCGCAGATCACCACGCTGCTGGTGGACCTGGGCACGCCGCAGGCCGAGATCGCCCGCAGCATGCCCAGCCCGCGCGAGGCGCGCAAGCGGCCCCGCGACGAGCCCGACGCCGCCCTCAAGAAGATGAAGATCGGTGA GGTTCAGGTTGGGTGGTGGCCATGGGACGAGCCCGACGCCGCGCTCAAGAAGATGAAGATCGGTGAgaacccctggtggcaccagggtCACATCCCTGTGGTGGTGGTTTTCCATGAGGGATGGGTGgtggtggccgtggtggccaTCAGGGTTCAGGTTGGGTGGTGGCCATGGGACGAGCCCAACGCCGCCCTCAAGAAGATGAAGATCGGTGAGAGCCCCTGGTGGTAtcattgtcacctccctgtggtGGTGGCCTTCAGGGTGGGTGGTGGTGGCCATCAGAAATGGCCCCAGGATGAGCCCGACGCCGCCCTCAAGAAGATGAAGATCGGTGAGTGGGACATTGGTGTCACCTCCCCGTGGTGGCATCATTGTCACCCCTCTGTGGTGGCCATCAGGGTTCGGGGTTGGGTGgtggtggccgtggtggccaTCAGGGTTCAGGGTTGGGTGgtggtggccgtggtggccaTCAGGGTTCAGGGTTGGGTGGTGGCCATGGGACGAGCCGGACGCTGCCCTCAAGAAGATGAAGATCG GGTGGGTGGTGGTGGCCATCAGAAATGGCCCCAGGATGAGCCCGACGCCGCCCTCAAGAAGATGAAGATCG GGTCACCTTCCCTGTGGTGGTGGCATCAGGGTCACATCCCTGTGGTGGTGGTTTTCCATGAGGGATGGGTGgtggtggccgtggtggccaTCAGGGTTCAGGGTTGGGTGgtggtggccgtggtggccaTCAGGGTTCGGGGTTGGGTGGTGGCCATGGGACGAGCCCGATGCCGCCCTCAAGAAGATGAAGATCG GGTGGGTGGTGGTGGCCATCAGAAATGGCCCCAGGACGAGCCCGACGCCGCCCTCAAGAAGATGAAGATCG GGTTCAGTGTTGGGTGGTGGCCACGGGACGAGCCCGACGCCGCCCTCAAGAAGATGAAGATCGGTGAGAGCCCCTGGTGGCATCAGGGTCACATCCCTGTGGTGGTGGTTTTCCATGAGGGATGGGTGgtggtggccgtggtggccaTCAGGGTTCAGGGTTGGGTGGTGGCCACGGGACGAGCCCGATGCTGCCCTCAAGAAGATGAAGATCG GGTTCAGGGTTGGGTGgtggtggccgtggtggccaTCAGGGCTCAGGGTtgggtggtggtggccatggtggcCATCAGGGTTCAGG CCCTGGCTGACCCCGGTGCTGTCCCGCTCAGGCTGGCGGGCGCCGGGGGCCGTAAGAAGGTGTTCCGCCTCAGCGACGTGCTGAAGCCGCTCAGCGAGGTGCaggtggagaagctgaagctcggCGCCGTGCGCCGCATCCTGCGCTCCGAGAGGGCCGTGGCCGCCAGCGGCGCCGCACAG GCCCGAGTGAAGATCCTGGCCTCGCTGGTGACGCAGTTCGAGGTGCCCCTCAAGGGCGAGGTGCTCTCCTTCATCCTGGACGACGTGCGGGGCCGCCTGGACCTGGCCTTCGCCTGGCTCTTCCAGGAGTACAACGCGCACCtggcgcgcggcggcggcggcctggAGCGCTACGACGAGTGCCTGATcgggctgctggccgggctgCAGGAGAAACCCGACCAGAAGGACGG GATCTTCACCAAGGTGGTGCTGGAGGCGCCGCTCATCACCGAGAGCGCCCTGGAGGTGATCCGGAAATACTGCGAGGAcgag agccGCACCTACCTGGGCATGTCCACCCTGAGGGACCTGATCTTCAAACGGCCGTCGCGGCAGTTCCAGTACCTGCAC TTGCTGCTGGACCTCAGCTCGCACGAGAAGGACAag gtgcggCAGCAGGCGCTGCAGTTCATCAAGCGCATGTACGAGAAGGAGCAGCTCCGCGAGTACGTGGAGAAGTTCGCCCTCAATtacctgcagctcctggtgcacCCCAACCCCCCCTCCGTGCTCTTCGGCGCCGACAAGGACACAG AGGTGGCGGCGCCCTGGACCGAGGAGACCATCAAGCAGTGCCTGTACCTGtacctggccctgctgccccacAACCACAAGCTGATCCACGAGCTCGCCTCCGTCTACACCGAGGCCATCGCCGACATCAAGCGCACGGTGCTGCGCGTCATCGAGCAGCCG ATCCGCGGGATGGGGATGAACTCgccggagctgctgctgctggtggagaACTGCCCCAAGGGCGCCGAGACGCTGGTGACGCGCTGCCTGCACAGCCTGACCGACAAAG TGCCGCCCTCGCCCGAGCTGGTCAAGCGCGTGCGCGATCTCTACCACAAGCGGCTGCCGGACGTGCGCTTCCTCATCCCCGTCCTCAACGGGCTGGAGAAG AAAGAGGTGATCCAGGCGCTGCCCAAACTCATCAAACTCAACCCCATCGTGGTCAAGGAGGTGTTCAACCGCCTGCTGGGGACGCAGCACG GTGACGGCACCTCGGCCGTGTCCCCGCTGAACCCCGGGGAGCTCCTGATCGCCCTGCACAACATCGACTCCTCCAAGTGCGACATGAAATCCATCATCAaag ccaccaaCCTGTGCTTTGCGGAGCGCAACGTTTACACCTCGGAGGTGCTGGCGGTGGTGATGCAGCAGCTGATGGAGCAGAGCCCGCTGCCCATGCTGCTGATGCGCACGGTGATCCAGGCCCTGACCATGTACCCCCGCCTGGGCGGCTTCGTCATGAACATCCTGTCCCGCCTCATCATGAAGCAg GTGTGGAAGTACCCCAAGGTGTGGGAGGGGTTCATCAAGTGCTGCCAGCGCACCAAGCCGCAGTCCTTCCAGGTGGttctgcagctgcccccgccccaGCTCGCCGCCGTCTTCGAGAAATGCCCCGAGCTGCGCGAGCCCCTGCTGAGCCACGTGCGCGCCCTCACCCCGCACCAG CAAGCGCACATCCCCCTGTCCACCATGGCCATCCTGGAGGCCACCACGCGCCACGAGCCCgaggggacacctggagag GAGAAGCCCCCCAAGCGCCCCCCGGGCTCCGAGGAGGACCCCAAGGCCAAGGGGGGGGGGTCCCGGCTCCCCTCCCCCCGCCGAGGGAGCCCCCCcggagctgctggagcccccCCCGATCTTCATCAGCGCCGCCGAGGATGA